The sequence TAAGggtaaaaaaatattctgagacAACTTTATATTCATTATGGAATGTTTGGAAATAATACAgtgggaaattaattttgaagtctGACTAGAGTCTCACAGAATGATTCAGCATCATTTTTAGAAGTGGATTAacattaaagcattttattatcTTATTATCTAATGTTATACATAAAGTTTTATAACCATCAGCTTAGCATTTTAAAGATTCTTAATATTGTTATAATAAAAGTGACTACTGCAGATAATTTTATAttccataataaaaaaataaatctgtgcttGTAAATCAGTCATCCTTTAAACtcttaataaaaggaaaaatgcctgTATTTGGATAGCATTTTGTTCTAAGTACAGTAATATATAATGTGGTCGATTGCAGTATTTACGTTAAATATTGATTCTAACTTgaactgatttcttttcttctatcaTCTTATTTGCTAATAAAGTATTGGTTTATACATTTTCCAATCGCTCCATTAAAATCTAAAATGGCAGCAAATACTTGCTGATGTTGTAATAGGTCTTTATTTTTACACTGATAGGAAAAGacatttgttttagttttatCATCCTAAGAACAATAAATAGACGATTCTGTGAGCACTTTTGACAATTGTATTAGAATATCTAGGGTCTACTTTTTCACACAAGTGTATTTATATAATGAAGAATTACACAAATATGCATGTTTAACTTTGGTTAATGAATATATTCAACTGCAACAACAAAAGTCTGTCTTAACTTTGGAAACGGTTTAAAGCTTATGGATGACAGATTATTTACAATATCTGTTTATGGCTTCTACTCTGTACTTGCAGAACCCAGGTTTTCAATCTCCAGAAGGGGGCCTAGACATTCAAAGCAGCAGTTTGCATTCAGGCACCTAAATAGCCATAGCATTTTCAAACAGGAGTCTCCATCCCCTCACCTCATGACATGCCTGATGTGAGTTTTCAAAAGATCTCTACATccactttccagaaaaaaaaacaaaacaaaacaaaccacaaaaccaccaccacaacaacaaaaccccaaaaaacaaacccttgggcttttatttttcatgcttaaaTGTGGGATGATCTCCTTTTCAAAAATCCACAGTTGGTTTTGGTTGCCGAgatttaggaaaacaaaacaaccaaagagTAACTAATCCCGCACACTTCTATGGGAAGCGTACATGCCTGCAAGCTGTTTAAAGTGAGGTCCCCAGTCTGCAAGGTAGTCATAACTCTGATCCACGTCTGACACGTTTGAACCTAAAGAGCTGAGGGATCCTGCCAAAGAGCCGGTGCCCTCAAATGCATAGGTCTGAAGTGAGTCGTATGGAGGAGCACTAGGATCTGTATTTGCTTCTtcaagcttttctgaaatgaattgCCTGAAGATTGCGCTGTCAGGGCCAACCTGCAGAGACTGCCTGTAGAGGCTGTGGATTTCTGTGGTGACCTTCTTCCGAGGTTTCTGCGTTCGCATGACAGTGCGGGTCCTCAGTGCTGAAATATCAAAGGCTTCTGTGTCCTCCTCACCACCTCCTTCATCGTCATACCTGACAATGTTCTCTCTgaattcttccattttctcagaaaagggagacttcttcctctgctgccttaTGGCTACAATTGCCAGAAAGAACACTgaccaaaaacaaacaaacaaacaaacaaacaaaaacgaAACcaaacacaagggaaaaaataaacagaacaagACACTTTGAATGtacttggaaagaaagaaatggtagCGTTTCTTAATATCAATGCCATTGCAAAGCGAAGCTATCTTAACAAATTTATAGAGCTGTAATTTTTATGGATTTTATGGTTTTGAGATGAGCATAGTATGTGGTGAGAAAATGGCTACAAAGGGACTTATAGGTGAATGAAATGGAGCAGTTCTTTTGGTAGACAGGAGTTTGAAACTGATGGAAACATAGGTTATGCTTTTTGAAACTGCTTTGGTTTATCACATAATATATCAATTTCAtattcagaatttaaattcataatctctctctctctctctcagatCAAAGTCCCAGAAAgatcaaatgaaaaatgaggcaaTGAGTGAGATATCCTCCTCAGCTGGTTAAATCATTCAGTTCTATAGACTATGTGGGGTGTGGTTCAATTATTTCGGTTATGCTGGTTTGGAAATTTGAAGACTATCACTAAATTTTGTGT comes from Grus americana isolate bGruAme1 chromosome 2, bGruAme1.mat, whole genome shotgun sequence and encodes:
- the LOC129203336 gene encoding cadherin-19-like isoform X3, whose translation is MGRKPTHLLQHDNTAGIFTAKSGFRRQEQFYYYLPILILDNGTPPLTSTNTLTITVCDCDTEVNILYCRYGAFMYAMGLSTEALIAVLACILILLVFFLAIVAIRQQRKKSPFSEKMEEFRENIVRYDDEGGGEEDTEAFDISALRTRTVMRTQKPRKKVTTEIHSLYRQSLQVGPDSAIFRQFISEKLEEANTDPSAPPYDSLQTYAFEGTGSLAGSLSSLGSNVSDVDQSYDYLADWGPHFKQLAGMYASHRSVRD
- the LOC129203336 gene encoding cadherin-19-like isoform X2 is translated as MNLSPYLTYWSYNISLIQSISAVDQDDSAEGHHFYFSLAQEATNDSSFTVKDNQDNTAGIFTAKSGFRRQEQFYYYLPILILDNGTPPLTSTNTLTITVCDCDTEVNILYCRYGAFMYAMGLSTEALIAVLACILILLVFFLAIVAIRQQRKKSPFSEKMEEFRENIVRYDDEGGGEEDTEAFDISALRTRTVMRTQKPRKKVTTEIHSLYRQSLQVGPDSAIFRQFISEKLEEANTDPSAPPYDSLQTYAFEGTGSLAGSLSSLGSNVSDVDQSYDYLADWGPHFKQLAGMYASHRSVRD